The Priestia megaterium NBRC 15308 = ATCC 14581 region GCTTATTACGCGGGTTTTGAGGCGAGGTGATGGATGCAATACTAATGATTTCTTCTTCTTTTTCAGCCACGACTATAAGAGAATTTTGCTCTTGTTTTACAGAAGCTAAAAACACTTCATACTCTGAAACAGGTCTAAGAAACTCCCCTTCTCCAAATGAAAGAAAATCACTTTCTCCTCCCACTCGATTGTAAAAAGCAATCATTTTCTCTGCATCTTTTGATTCTGCTTCTCGAATGGTGACGCCTATACCATTCTTTAATGTACGTAAACTCATATACCTATCTTCCTTTTAGTTATTCTTGTTTGCCTATATGGGTTTTAGCGTTGTTTTTCTCTCCACTGACCTAACCACATGCGATTTCCTAAAGCCGTAAAATCATTTTCATCGGCGTAGCGTTCAATGACGGAAAGCGCGTTGTCCTCAAGCATTGGTGAATAGCTCATAATTTCTAAAATATGATGTGCAGCCCATAGGTCAATCCGATAAGTAGGATTCGTCAGCAGTGTTGAAAATTCAAACAGCATGCCTGGATAGTATAAATGAATGAGCTGCGCAATTTTTTTCATATCTTCTGCAGCTCGGTTTCCTTTTTTTACAGATTTCTTATTTCGATAATCAATTTCATAATGAATTTTTGCGCTTTTTTGATAAAGATCAACTAGCGTTTCGTACGTACGATGTTTCTGCATTTCTCATCTTCCTTTTCTTCTAGATTTCCTCGTTTGAAGATGCTATAGTTCATTTTTAGGTTTCATATATTCAAATAAATGCAGCAAAAATATAATACTTCCGCCAATACACATCACAAAACTTAACGTAGCAGGATACTGAATAAAGAAACCGACAACACCAAAAATCAGCATAGCAAGCGCTCCTATCATCATAAACAGATGATATGCCGGTGTATTTTCTTCATTATTCATACATAACTCCTTTTCACTATTTTTTAAGTTATTAAAAAGATATGATACTTCTTTTGGACTATGATCTTTTATTTTGCTGCCGCTTTATTTCTTTAGCTTAGCACGAAGTAACGTGAGAAGGCCTCCTCCAAACATGACGCCACCCACAATTTGATACAGGTGTATGTAGCTTTTTACCGTTTCAAGATACAGATCTGTGTCTGCATTCCCTTTACTTTCTAGCCATCTTTGGCCCATTGCCTGACCCGTTGCAACGCTTTTTAACAAAACGACCAGGCCTCCGAGCATGACAACGGCTGCGATCATAAGCTGTACCTTTTCTTTGTCATCTAGCATTTTTTTGAATTCGTCTGCCATCTATCTCTCTCCCATCCTTACCTTGTTATGTATCTACTTGTTTGTAATCATGCTGTTTTTTCTCTATTATAACGCTTAACTTGGTCATTATAACACGGTTTTGCACTGCCTTTAGTCTTACTTTTCGTAAATGAAGCCATCTTGGGTGATACTATTTTTGAAACACAGGCGTCTTTAACATCCCTTTATTATTTTTGAAGGGTTACTAATTGAGGTTGATACATGCTTATATTTTTAGGGATTTTTTTACTTTGTGTAGCTGTTTGTTTAGTAGAAATACCTTATTTAAAAAAAGTGAAAAGTAAAAGAGAAAAGCGAATTTTTTGGAGTTTGTTCACAGTAAGTATGTTGATTGTTAGTTTAAAATACGGCGGTGTGGAAATCCCCAACCCCGGGGACGGCATTGCTTTTTTATTAAAGCCTTTTAGTGATTTTTTGTTCAGTCTGTTGAAGTAAAAGGAAGTGAACAACGTGCATAGTCAGATGAAATTATCCGCAGCACAGTTTCGAATACTCGTGATTTTTTATAGTTTAGGCGACACTATTTTAGTTGTACCTGGAAGCTTAACGGCTGATTCTAAACAAGAGGCATGGATTCCAGCTATTTTAGGTGTAGGTGTAGGCGTTTTACTTGTATGGATGTATATCAAACTCTCTAGCCTTTACCCGAATAAAACCCTGATAGAACTCAACGAAGCCATTTTAGGCAAGTGGCTAGGAAAGTTTGTCTCTCTTTTATTTGTCGCTTCTACTCTTCTTTTTTGCAGTCAAGTTTTGTTTTACGTGGGCTCGTTTCTAACAACTCGCATTATTATTCAAACGCCTATGCTTGCTGTTCATATTTTGTTTATGGGAATTGTGACTGTCGGCGTTCGGCTTGGCATTGAAACGATTGCCCGCTGTGCTGAAATTCTCTTCCCTTGGTTTGTTATTCCGTTTTTAATCTTAGTTTTTTCGATCTTTCCTCAAATTCATTATGAGAATTTACAGCCGTTGTTAGAGGTAGGCGTTAAACCTATTATCAGATCTATTCTGTTCTTTACAAGTATTACTTCTCTCACTTTTATTGTATTGCTGACCGTTTTCCCTGCTCACGTAGCGGAACCTGATCAGCGAAATCGCGCTTTTTTTACAGGAAGCTTAATCGGTGGAGGCATTATGATTATTATTTTATTGCTTGGCATTCTTGTACTTGGAAATACGTATACACGTATCGCTTTATATCCAAGCTATGAACTTGCAAAGCGTATCGAAGTGGCCGATTTTCTGAAAAACATTGAAGTAATCATGGCCATTATGTGGTTTTTATCTCTTTATTTCAAAACGTCTCTCTACTATTATGCGACCGTTTCCGGACTCGCTCAAATTCTTGAATTAAAAACTACCGAATTTTAACTCTTCCGCTGGGCGTGATTGCCGTTACATTTTCACTTATCGTGTATCCAAGCATTCCATATGAACAAACGTGGGACAGAGATACGTGGATTCCGTACAGTCTGTTATTTGGACTATTTTACCCTCTTGGATTATTAATTGTTGGGAAAATTCGCGGAAAGCATTCCGCGTCTTTATCCAAATAAAAAAGCCGCTTAAGCGGCTTTTAAAAGAATACAGTTATACTCACTAATCCATTCCACAGCATATGTAAAATCATAGATGGGAAAATAGATTTTGTTCGATAATAAATAATGGCAAAAACAAGTCCCATTACAGTAGCCGTAATTGGGAAACCAATATGTAAAAGACCGAATACAAGAGCGGAAATGAAAATGCCTACAAGCACGTGATGACGTTTAGTTAAAAAGCCACATAAAACACCCCGGTAAAGCAGCTCTTCTTTAATAGGCGTAATGACTGCTACACTTATAAAAAATATCCAGCTCGAAAGCAGCGTTTGATTAAAACTGCCTTGATTTAAATCCTTTTGCTGCTGATCTGCGCTTTCTACGTTTAAAAATGAAAGCATCAGGTACTGCACCGCGGCTACAATTAAAAAGCCTACTACAATATATACATACGTTTTTCTTTCTTTTAATACTGAGAAGTTCCACATAGGCTTTAAAAATCTGCGCACAGGCCTGTACAGCACGGAAACGCCTAGAAAAAACGCCGCGTCTACCAGCAGAGCATATGGTCCTTCTAATAAAATTCCCGTCATATTTGAACCCGTAACTTCATCGTAAATAGCTACTCCAATTCCAGCTATAATCTGCAGACCAAAGCCCAACACGATAAATAGAAGCAGCGTGAAGTAAGTAAACTCTTTTTTCTTTTTAGGCTTTAAAACCGGTTCTAAATTTGTTGATAACGTACTCAAAATAGTAACCTCCAAAAATGATTCTTTCTCTCTAGTGCTCTCAAAATTCTACCATAACTTCCGCTTAACGATGTTATTTTTTAGGAAAAAAGTTATATTTTTTCACATTTTACACCCAAAGATAAGGTTTGAAAAGATAAATGAGCTAGCCAAATTAGTTGTCAACTTCCTTATATTTGATTACGCTTGAAGAAATCTTACCGAAAGTGAAGTGAAAAAATGGCAAACATTTTAATGATCAATTTTCCCGCTGAAGGTCACGTAAACCCAACGCTTGGAATGGTAAAAGCTTTTTCAGACCGAGGTGATACCGTTCATTACATTACGGCCGAGCGTTTTAAAGAGCGTCTTGAAAACGCCGGGGCTATCGTACACACTCACCGGGACTTATTAAGCGGTGTATCCATCAAGCCTGAAACTCCTCAAGGAATCAACGCTTTTTTAAATATCCACATCCAAACGTCTTTAGATACGCTAAAGCTTGTTCATACGTTATCAAAAAAATTTGACTTTGACTTTGTGTTTTACGACAAGTTTGGAGCAGGCGAATTAGTGCGTGATTATTTGCGGATTCCCGGGATTGTATCATCCGCTTCTTTTTTAATGCCAAAAGAACGCTTAGCAATGATGCCTCTGCATCCGGATTCAGGCATTCCATTTAAACCTGACGAAAAAGCTCAGTACGGGCTCAGCTTGCTGAAAAATCAGTTTGGGGTAGAACCTAAAAATCTGCTTCAATTTATGAACAATGAAGGCGAATTAACGGTCGTATATACAAGCCGCTTTTTTCAGCCGCTTCATGAACATTTTGATGACTCGTGTTTATTTATTGGGCCAAGCTTTCCAAAGCGTCACGGCTCTCATGATTTTCCGCTAGAAAAGCTAAAAGACGAAAAAGTTCTTTATATTTCAATGGGAACGGTGCTTCATGATGTAGAAGGCTTTTTCAACCTTTGCATCGACGCATTTAGCGACTTTGAAGGCAAAGTTGTGATTGCAGCAGGAGACCGAGCTGATTTTAAAAAGATAAAAAAAGCACCAGAGCATTTTCTTATTTCGCCCTATGTTCCCCAGCTTGACGTGTTAAAAGAAGCTGATGTTTTTATCACGCACGGAGGTATGAACAGCGTAAATGAAAGTATTCATTTTAACGTACCGTTAGTCGTTTTACCTCATGGGAAAGATCAGCCTCTCGTCGCTCAAAGGCTCGTGGAACTAAACGCCGGGTATCGCTTAGCAAAAGAAACGGTAAATGCTTCTCTTTTAAGGAATGCAGTTGACGAAGTCATACATGACGACCGCTACAAGAAAGGGATAAAAGAAATCAACGTAAGTTTCGAACAGGCAGCTGGCCCCGCCGCTGCAGCCGAAAAAATAGTAAATCACGTAGTGAAGCAATATTCATAAAGAAAAGGTGCACATTTGTGCACCTTTTTTCATTAAACCAGCTATGTACAAACTGTATATACGCCAATGATTAGCAAAATGACGGCTAAAAAACTTATGAATACAAATCCATATGACTGAAATAATCGAAAATATGATTTAAATCTGTAATCTTTATGCTATGAGTGCTGTAAGCAACGATTATTTCAGCCAGCATAAGAACGAATAAAATGGCCAATAGCACCTTAACAAGCGGAAATTGTCGGAACTGAGGAGAAAAAAGCAGCTTACTGACTGTATACAAAAACAGCAGGATAAAGTAGATCATCATGGCATTTGTCGCCTGAAGGGGCACATTCCAGACAAATATGTACACGCTGAATGTCAAAATTAAAATAAACGACATTTCTTTCCCGCTAAAAAAATCACTCATTGCGTAACACCTTTTCTTGTTCATGAATGAATAAGAAATTATAAACTCACGAAACATTAACATTATTTTTACAACAGTATACACGATTTTCCTATTAATTTCTATATACCGGTGTATATATGGAGCGGCTTTTAGCGGATTGGCGTCATGTTTTTGAGTGCAATGGGTTATAGTAACAGGGAAAGCTCATAAAGGAGGTTTAGATAATATGGAAAACACAAATGAATTTGTTCAAAAGCTGAACGATAATCAAGAAAAGCAGCGTAAAAATAAGCAGGGGCAAGCTACTGGGCATCCTGAGAAAAAACTTCCTAACAAACAGCATTAATGTTGTAAAAGTTGGCTGTAAAGACAGCCGGCTTTTTTTTTGAACTTTCTTCGGAAGTCGAAATGTTTGGAGATAAAACAAACCCCCTGTTACAATAAACTGAACCCGCTGCAAAACGTTCGCAGCTATACTTTCCTCTTAAGGAGCTGAATATAAAATGAGTAAATTTGAAAAACTATTCCAACCAACAAACATTGAAGCATTTGATTTACACACTCGTACAGCAATGGCACCGATGACAAGATGCTTTGCTGATCCAGAGACAGGCGTAGTCGGTCAAGACGTTGTAGACTATTACCGCCGCCGCGCAAAGGATGGTATTGGCTTAATTATTAGTGAAGGAATTGTTATCAGCGAACGCGCAAAAGGAAATCCTGGCGTTCCGGGTATCTATACCCAAGAACAAATTGATTCATGGAAGCCTGTAACAGAAGCTGTTCATGAAGAAGGCGGCACGATTATCGCTCAAATTTGGCACGTTGGCCGCTTGAGTCATTCCGGGTTAATCAATGGGCATAAGCCTCAGGCCCCTTCCGCTATTGCAGCACAAGGCCAAGTGCCTCGTTTCCGCAAGCCCTATGAAGAGCCTGAAGAAATGTCGAAAGAAGATATTAAAGAAGTTGTAGGACAGTATGCCCAAGCCGCTAAAAATGCCATTGAAGCAGGATTTGACGGCGTCGAAATTCACGGTGCTCACGGCTATTTGATCGATCAGTTTAATTCAGACTGGTCTAATAAACGCACTGATGAATACGGAGGCGGCCTTGCACAGCGATTAACGTTTATGAAAGAAGTGATTTCCGCTGTTATCGACGCCATTGGAAAAGAGCGCGTTGTGATTCGCTTCTCTCCTCATAAGCTTGATAAACCAGACTACCGCTGGGATGATACTGAAAAAGCTATTCAAACGTATACAGAAGCATTTAAAGAAACAGGAATTGAGATCATCCATCCGTCTATGCTGGATTTTTATGAAGATGTTCAAAACGGTCAAAATCTTTATGAAATTACGCGTAAGTACTGGGATGGACCGATTATCGGTGTAGGTGACTTAACGCCTGAATCAGCTGAAAAAGCGCTTCAAGCCGGCTGGATCGACGTAGCTGCTATTGGCCGTCCGCTGATTTCAAATCCTGATTATTTCCAGCGCATTAAAAACGGTGAGTCTCTTGTCGAATACGATGCTAAAAAACATTTACCAGAGCTTATCTAAAAAAAGCGCTCCTTCCGGAGCGCTTTTTTTACTGGTTTACGTATGCCTGAACCTCTTGTTTCCAAATAGCATAGCCTTGGCCTTTTAAATGAAGACCATCAACCGTGAAATTACTTTTTAACTGATTATGTGTAGATACTTTTGAATACAGATCAATGTAAGAATCGTTGTGTTTCTTAGCTAGACGCTCTAAATAGTTATTTAATGCGATAACATCTTTATTGTCCACTGCGTCGCCGCATTTTTTATTGTTCACGGGCAGTACACTTTGAACGTAGACTTTTGTATTCGGTGATTCTTTATGAATACGTTCAAGAATTTCAGTATAATTGGCTTTGGTTTTTTTTACAGATTTTTGCTCGTTTAAATCGTTAATGCCAATCATTAAGAAAATCTTTTTTGGCTTAGCATCTGTAATACTTTTTAGACGATGCAATACCCCTTCTGTTGTATCATCAGCTACGCCTCGATTGACAATCTGCTTATTATGAAAAAGTTCGCTCCATTCAGAGCGCTGGGTAATGCTATCACCGAGAAATACGATTGACTCTTTAGGAATACTTAATTGCTTAAACAAAGTGGTCCGTTCAATGTAATAAGGATTATCCCTATAGCTTTGCTTAGACGAATCCTTAGATGACAGCGGATTTTTCATTGCGCTGCTGCTTGTGGCATAAAAAGCAAAAACACCTAGGAAAAGGACATTTAAAATAATGGAACTGATAAATACAACTTTCTTTGTTGAACTCACGAAAACGACACTCCTGTACTTTGTATGTTTTTTAGATAACTCTACGATGATATAGTAAAGCTTCCTGTTAACACTCTTTCCCTCCATACAAGACATTTAATCATTTTTTGTAAATAATGATTTTATATAAAAAAGAAGCGGCGCTCGAAAGCGCCGCTTCTTTTTCTATAATATAAGGGGTTAAAACGTACTTTTATTATAACATATAGTCTATGGTCATATTTTCCTCTATTAGAAAATAGTTCTTATGTCGTTTCTTTTTCCAGCTGCTTTTCTCTTTTCACTTGCTTTGCGAAGAAGAGTTCGTATACCACTGGAATAATAATTAAGGTAAGAAGGGTAGATGACGCAAGCCCTCCGATTACCGTGATAGCTAAGCCTTTTGAAATCAGCGTTCCGCTTGATGTAGTAAGCGCCAGCGGAATTAATGCAGCAATGGTAGCAAATGCCGTCATTAAAATTGGACGCAAGCGCGTTTTCCCAGCTTCAATAAGGGATTCGCGGATCGTCATGCCTTTTTGTTCACGATTTTGGGTAATTCGATCTACAAGCACAATCGCGTTTGTTGTAACAATTCCAATCAGCATTAAGAACCCAATCATTACGCTGACAGACAGCGGTTCTTTTGCAAGGACTAGACCAACTAACGAACCGATTGGCACAAAAATGAGTGACGATAAAATGATAAATGGAATACGCGCTTTTCCAAACGTAACGAGCATCGTTAAATACACAAGACCGATTGCTGTTAAAATAGCTAGACCTAGAGATTGGAAGACTTCCACTGTCTCATCGCTTCCGCCTCCACCGTCCAAGCTCACATCTTTTGGCAAGTCTAACTTTTTCACTTCATCTACAACATCTTTGGTCACAGCTTGAACATCATCGCCTTTAATGTCTGCTTCCACTCGCGCAAATACTCTGCTGTCAAGCTTTTGAATAGAAGTGAACGTATCAATTGTACGAACGTCAGCAATATCTTTTACTAACACAGGTCCTCGTTCTGTAAATACTTGAAGATCTTTAATTTCTTTTACTGAACTAAGGTCTTTATCGTACGAAAGCTGAACCGCTCGTTTTGCATTATCTAATTTTAAGTCTCCGACGGATACCGGTTTGGTTTGGTCGGAGATTGTACCAAGCAGCTGAAATCCAGATACTCCGTACTCTGCGGCTTTATCAGGATCTACTTCTACTACAAGCTGCTTTTGCTTATCTGAGAAGTTATTTGTTACATATTTAAGACGTTTGTCTTTGTTTAAGTGGTTTTCCACTTGCTTAGCTGCCTTTTGCAAGTCATCTAAATTAGAAGAATATAAATCAACGGTTACGTTATTATTTGTAGGAGGCCCTCCTGTTGATGCTTCTTGTACATTAACTGTTGCTTTCGGTGATTCTTCTTTCGTGATGCTTTCCATTTTCTTTTGAACTTTATCAATAAACGTATCAACGTTCACGCCTTCTTTTACGTTCAAGAAATAGCCAACTTGGTTCGAGCGTTTTACACCTGTTGAAAAGTCGCGTGATCCAACTTCCGTAGTCACATCTGAAATTTCATTTTGATCCGCAAACATCTTTTCAATTTTTAAAGATACATCGTTTGTTTTTTCAAGTGATGTAGATGCCGGTAATTGAACGTTGGCCTGAAGCATTTTTTGTTCTTCATTTGGAATAAACGTAAAGCCAAGTGAAGGAACAAGCGCAAATGAGCCAAACAGTAAAATAAAGGATAAAATTAAAATTTTGATTTTATGATTAAGCGACCATGCAATCGCTTTTGCATATCCGCGCTGCATCTTTCCTTCTTTTTCTTCAGGCGGTACTTTTTTAAATGCAAACTTTGCTAAAATCGGCACGATTGTAATCGCTACAAGAAGAGAAGCTAACAGTGAAAAAACAACTGTTAAGGCAAACGGCAAGAAGAACTCTCCTGTAATTCCTCCTACAAAACCGATTGGCAAGAATACGACAACCGTTGTAATCGTAGACGAGGTGATAGCTTTTAAAATCTCTTTTGTGGACGATTCGACAAGCTCGTTGCTCATGCCTTCTTCTGAACGGCGAACGCGTCTAAAAATATTTTCAATCACAACAATACTGTCATCCACTACGCGCCCAACGGCTACAGCCATTCCGCCTAGTGTCATAATGTTAAGTGAAATATCAAGCTGGTTTAAGAAAATAGCTGATACTAACAGCGATAATGGAATCGATATAATCGCAATGATCGTAGCGCGGAAGTTACGCAAGAAAATCAGCACGGCAAGTGACGCAAATAATGCTCCGAGCAATCCTTCGCGTACTAATGTTTCAACAGACTTTTCAATGCCGTCAGCTGAGTCAAAGCCGATTGCGTAGTCTAACTGATCGTCATATTTTTTCAAAATTTTCATCGTTTCGCTCGCCACTTCAACCGTATTAGCATCTTGTTTTTTTGTGATGGCCATCGACAGTGCATCTTTGCCGTCATAGCGTGTATATTCGCCTTGGTCTGTTACGGCTTCGACTTTGGCAATATCGCCAAGCTTCACAGGCTTTGCTTCAGGATTCATCGTAGATTTCAGCTGGATTTTCTTTAATGCATCGATCGTCGCAACTTTTTCTTCTACTCGCACTGGAATTTGAAGCTCTTTTCCGTTTAATGTTCCTGCTGGGAATGAAACAGCTTTTTGATTAATTTGTTCTTTCATCTCATCAAGCGTTAAGCCAGCTTGAGCTGCTTTTTCTTTATCGACCGTAATTTGTAAAAGGTCCTCTTTCACGCCGCCAACTGAGACGGAGTTAATACCTTGAATTTTATTCAATTCAGGAATTACTTCATCATTTAATACTTTTTCAAGATTTGCATCATCTTTCGCAAACAGTGAAATGTTGAAGATCGGGAATGAACCAAATGAAAAACGGTTTACGTCTACATTTGATGACTCTGGTAAATCTAATTCTTTTATCGACGAGTTAATTTGCTGTTCAACTTTATCTAAATCCGTATTAAACGGGAATTCTAAATTAATAATACCGACGTTTTCGTACGATACGCTTTGTACGCTTTTAACGCCTTCAATTCCTTTCACTTGGTCTTCGATTTTCGACGTGACGCTTTCATTTACGTCATCAGGAGAAGCCCCGGGATACGTTGCTTCAATGGACAGCTGCGGAAATTCGATATTCGGCAGTAAATCAATTTTTAGTTTTGAAAATGAATATAGCCCCGCTAAAATAAGTAAAAATGAAACGATAAACACAGCTACTGCATTTTTCAAACTAAATCTCGTCAAAAAATTCATCTTTTTCCTCCGTTACGTAACTAAGTTATTTGAGAAGCCTTCATCCTTTAATAGCTGCAGACCCGTTTTATTTTTTTAACAATTTTAGAGTACCCGCGGGTCAGTTTTTCGCGAAAAAACTCACCTCCTTTCATGTGCTGATGAACTCTCTATAAAAACTGAAATTTGATGGTCGCATGCTCCCCCTGGCAGCGAGATAAAGGAAAAGCCGTCTTGACCATATAAATCCCAACCTTCGAAAAAAGAGCTGTCGTGAAACATATCTAGCGCATACCCATTAGAAAATGTAATTCGAAGTATACCGATATCTTCATACCACTGTATAGAGATAATGTGCTGGCCAAGCAGCAGTGCTTCGACTTGCTGACGCTGCTCGGCAGAATGTAGCGATTTCCAGTCCGCTTGACCAAGCAAGATGCTGCGTTTGTTTTTTAGTCTCCATGGACATTCTGCCACAAGTCCACCTTTACTAAATCCAAGAGAAAACGGCAGGGTATTGTCTGTGTTAACCTTGGTAACGGTTTGTTCTTGAAAATATGAAAAATTAATTACTGTGCTGCTGGTATTCATCATATCCCTCCATTATCAACCAGTACCGACGAGTCATTTTTAGCTCTCAAAGTAGCAGCCTTCAATGTATAAGTTCACAATGAACTCCGCATAGTTCATGATATCTTCTTCTGTTATATCATCATTGGAAACGATATCCATCCTATACCCATTTAACATGCTGCAAAACGCTTTTGAGTGTAAAAAAGCATTTTTTATTTTCTGCTCTTCAATCAATTTAGCAACAAGCCCGTGATAATCCTCAAAAAATTGATGAAGACGCCCCATCATTTCTGGCATTTGGTGAGGGGCTTGCCAAAAAGAGTCGGGATATTTTTTAGTTTCGTAAAAAAAGAGCAGATGATGCTTCGCAATTGAATACAGCTTTTCATGAAAAGTTTGGCATTCATCCGTTCTTCGCTTTGCATGATACAAAAACTCATCAAACGAACGATTGTTCACAGCGATATAAAGCGACTCTTTAGACGAAAAGTACAAGTAAAGCGTTCCTTTAGATACACCCGCTAGTTTAGCAATATCAATCATTTTTGCTTCATAGTAGCCTTTGGATCCGAACACTTCAAAAGCAGCATCTAAAATTTTCTCTCTCTGCTGTTTTCGGTTTGTCATGGTAAAAAATCCTCTCATACGTTTTCGATACTATACATATAAAATAATTAAAATAACTTGTCAACACGTAGTGTGCTCTTTTATCCCTTGCATCACAAGAGTATGTCAGTTTTTTAAACAAAGCACTTCTATAGAGCAAATTAAAGCGTTTTCGACTTTTTTGTGACAGATACAAATGATGCTTGTATCTGAAGAGCTCGCTATGGTACATTTTTGTCATTGATACAGAAATTTATTCCGTCGTTACGGGAGGAGAAAACATGGTTCTTACATCACCAATCGGTCGCCTGCGTTTAGTAGGAATTTTAGAAGGAATTTCATTTTTACTGCTGCTTGGCATTGCTATGCCGCTAAAATATGCAGCAGGCATACCAGAAGCTGTATCAGTTGTAGGCGCAGCACACGGTGCACTTTTTGTGCTGTACGCTCTTGCAGTAGTTCATGTAAAATTCGCGCATAAATGGTCAATCGGCCGCTCTTTATTTGCATTTCTTATGTCGGTTATTCCATTTGGTCCTTTTATTTTAGAGAGAC contains the following coding sequences:
- a CDS encoding DUF3817 domain-containing protein → MVLTSPIGRLRLVGILEGISFLLLLGIAMPLKYAAGIPEAVSVVGAAHGALFVLYALAVVHVKFAHKWSIGRSLFAFLMSVIPFGPFILERQLKKEQ